The following coding sequences lie in one Mucilaginibacter sp. KACC 22773 genomic window:
- a CDS encoding VOC family protein gives MSDYKIPAQTRIGHVHLKVSDLQKSLDFYCGLLGFDKMAMYGDQAAFISAGGYHHHIGLNTWHSNGASPAPEYAPGLYHTAILYPERKDLAAILQRLIDAKYPITGASDHGVSEAIYLNDPDQNGVELYWDRPKENWPLDENGDLTMFTRRLDIEGLLATIKG, from the coding sequence ATGAGCGATTATAAAATACCAGCCCAAACCCGCATTGGCCATGTACATTTAAAGGTAAGCGACCTGCAAAAATCCCTTGATTTTTATTGTGGTTTGCTTGGTTTTGATAAAATGGCGATGTATGGCGACCAGGCCGCGTTTATATCTGCCGGGGGGTATCATCACCATATCGGTTTAAATACCTGGCACAGTAACGGCGCTTCGCCCGCGCCGGAATATGCACCCGGTTTATACCATACTGCTATACTTTACCCCGAACGTAAGGATCTTGCTGCAATTTTGCAGCGGCTGATTGATGCCAAATACCCCATCACCGGCGCATCAGATCATGGCGTATCCGAAGCCATCTACCTGAATGATCCCGACCAGAATGGTGTTGAACTTTACTGGGACAGGCCAAAAGAAAACTGGCCACTCGATGAAAATGGCGACCTGACCATGTTTACCAGGAGGCTGGATATTGAAGGGCTTTTGGCTACAATTAAAGGGTAA
- a CDS encoding UbiA-like polyprenyltransferase, translated as MKKYLSLVTFTHTIFAMPFAFIGFFLAVTTTQHTFDWRKLVLMVLCMIFARNSAMAFNRYLDRDIDAQNPRTKQRDIPAGRISAASALTFTLINCGLFIAATFFINPLCFYLSPVALFVVMGYSATKRFTALCHLVLGLGLSLAPIGAYLVVTGEFALTPIFFSLSVLCWVSGFDIIYALQDEDFDRSQNLHSIPAYLGKVNALRLSTFLHVLSALFIMMPVLFTHVGILYYVGIAFFCAMLIYQHLLVKPNDLSRVNFAFMTTNGIASVVFAVLFLLDRIWTR; from the coding sequence ATGAAAAAATACCTTTCATTAGTAACATTTACCCACACCATCTTTGCCATGCCGTTTGCATTTATCGGCTTTTTTTTGGCGGTAACCACTACGCAACACACTTTCGATTGGCGCAAGCTGGTGTTAATGGTGCTGTGCATGATCTTCGCCCGCAACTCGGCCATGGCTTTTAACCGCTATCTGGATAGAGATATCGATGCCCAAAACCCACGCACTAAACAACGGGATATCCCGGCGGGGCGTATCAGCGCGGCCTCGGCTTTAACCTTTACATTGATCAACTGCGGCCTGTTTATAGCAGCCACATTTTTTATCAACCCTTTGTGCTTTTACCTGTCGCCAGTTGCTTTATTTGTGGTAATGGGCTACAGTGCTACCAAACGTTTTACAGCATTATGCCATTTGGTTTTAGGCCTGGGCTTATCCTTAGCTCCCATCGGCGCTTACCTGGTAGTGACGGGCGAATTTGCGTTAACACCCATATTTTTCTCACTTTCGGTTTTATGCTGGGTTAGCGGATTTGATATTATTTATGCCCTGCAGGATGAAGATTTCGACCGCAGCCAAAACCTGCATTCTATCCCCGCTTATCTGGGTAAAGTAAATGCATTACGGCTGTCAACGTTTTTGCATGTGTTGTCGGCTTTATTTATAATGATGCCGGTGTTATTTACCCATGTTGGTATCTTATATTACGTAGGCATAGCGTTTTTCTGCGCCATGTTAATTTACCAGCACCTGTTGGTAAAACCAAACGATTTGAGCCGGGTAAACTTTGCCTTTATGACTACCAACGGCATTGCCAGTGTTGTATTTGCGGTGTTATTCCTGTTAGATAGAATATGGACGCGCTAA
- a CDS encoding NAD-dependent epimerase/dehydratase family protein → MMHTILGAGGTVANVLTRELINANQTVRLVSRKPVNITGKNVTWQKADLLNYDEVLAAAQGSTVIYLVAGIVYDAVIWQAQWPVIMQNVINVTKATGARLIFFDNVYMYGLVDGPMTEDTPYNPCSKKGQVRAGIANMLMDEVKAGTIRASIARAPDFYGTDSLNSFVDMMVITKYAAKQTAQWIGNPNKKHNFIYIPDAGKAMFLLGQNPDSDNQVWHMPTPPAITGKEFMTIAARVYGVKPKFFVLRKYMLWLIGLFQKVVMGTVEMYYQYDHDYIFDSSKFERAFNFKPTSYEQGLKELSETLYKAK, encoded by the coding sequence ATGATGCACACTATATTAGGAGCCGGCGGTACAGTAGCAAACGTACTCACCCGCGAATTGATTAACGCAAACCAAACCGTTCGTTTGGTGAGCCGCAAACCGGTAAACATTACAGGTAAAAATGTAACCTGGCAAAAGGCCGATCTGTTAAATTATGACGAAGTTTTGGCGGCTGCCCAGGGATCAACAGTTATTTACCTGGTGGCGGGCATTGTTTATGATGCAGTTATTTGGCAGGCGCAATGGCCGGTTATTATGCAAAATGTCATCAACGTTACCAAAGCCACCGGGGCACGATTAATATTTTTTGATAACGTATACATGTATGGCCTGGTTGATGGCCCCATGACAGAGGATACCCCTTACAACCCCTGCAGCAAAAAAGGGCAGGTACGCGCAGGCATTGCCAATATGCTGATGGATGAAGTTAAGGCTGGCACTATCCGCGCTTCCATTGCCCGTGCCCCCGATTTTTATGGCACCGACTCGTTAAACAGCTTTGTGGATATGATGGTGATAACCAAGTATGCTGCTAAACAAACCGCCCAGTGGATTGGCAATCCAAACAAAAAACACAACTTTATTTACATTCCCGATGCCGGCAAAGCGATGTTCCTGCTTGGCCAAAACCCCGATAGTGATAACCAGGTATGGCACATGCCCACCCCGCCGGCTATAACCGGCAAAGAGTTTATGACTATTGCCGCCCGGGTTTATGGTGTAAAACCTAAATTCTTTGTTTTACGAAAGTATATGTTGTGGCTGATAGGCCTGTTTCAAAAAGTGGTGATGGGTACTGTGGAGATGTACTACCAATACGATCATGACTATATTTTTGACAGCAGCAAATTTGAAAGGGCTTTTAATTTTAAACCTACAAGCTATGAACAGGGGTTAAAAGAATTGTCTGAAACGTTGTATAAGGCGAAGTAG
- a CDS encoding 3-keto-disaccharide hydrolase, producing the protein MKQQLKKLGLVMAAAALVCVQTSAVSVKVPPHVKKAAVKKGPWVNLFDGKTLNGWHSFNKKGEVKNWTIVDGALVCLGAAEGDTGGDIVTDKAYTNFELEWEWKIDKGSNSGVLYHVIEDPKYHATYNTGPEYQIIDDEGWPDKLEEWQKTGCDYAMHLPNTLKKLEPVGKWNISKIVFNNGHVEHWLNGSKIIAFEAWTDEWNKKKTEGKWKDYPDYGTAKTGLIALQDHGHKAYFRNIRIKEL; encoded by the coding sequence ATGAAACAACAATTGAAAAAACTGGGGTTGGTAATGGCTGCGGCGGCTTTGGTTTGTGTGCAAACATCGGCGGTTAGTGTGAAAGTACCGCCGCACGTAAAAAAAGCGGCTGTTAAAAAGGGCCCATGGGTAAACCTTTTTGATGGTAAAACTTTAAATGGCTGGCATAGCTTCAACAAAAAAGGCGAGGTTAAAAACTGGACCATAGTTGATGGCGCCCTGGTTTGCCTGGGCGCGGCCGAAGGCGATACCGGCGGCGATATTGTAACTGACAAAGCGTATACCAACTTTGAACTGGAGTGGGAGTGGAAAATTGATAAAGGCAGTAACAGCGGCGTACTATACCACGTAATTGAAGACCCCAAATATCATGCTACCTATAACACCGGTCCCGAATACCAGATCATCGACGATGAAGGCTGGCCCGACAAATTGGAAGAGTGGCAAAAAACGGGCTGCGATTATGCCATGCACCTGCCTAACACGCTTAAAAAGCTGGAGCCCGTTGGTAAATGGAACATCAGCAAAATAGTATTCAACAATGGGCATGTAGAACATTGGCTAAACGGATCGAAAATAATTGCTTTTGAGGCCTGGACCGACGAATGGAACAAGAAAAAAACCGAAGGTAAATGGAAAGATTACCCCGACTACGGCACCGCTAAAACCGGTTTAATTGCCCTGCAGGACCATGGGCATAAGGCTTATTTCCGGAACATCAGGATAAAAGAGTTATAA
- a CDS encoding Crp/Fnr family transcriptional regulator produces MDALTALNKFREHFHLYVVLTDDEWSILSGYLEVTALKKKKNFAEPGKVCNHIGLVVKGAVRYFHVKDGEEITGYFSFEDEMLSSYKSFLTRQPGLFYIQALEDSQIVTLSHNALQEVCANQIMSFKMERFGRLMAEHYLICYEDRVASFITQTPEERYHKLLETGGEVMQRIPQHYIANFLGITPVSLSRIRRRIMKISA; encoded by the coding sequence ATGGACGCGCTAACGGCCCTCAACAAATTCAGGGAGCATTTTCATTTATATGTAGTGCTTACTGATGACGAATGGAGTATACTTTCCGGGTACCTGGAAGTAACCGCCCTAAAAAAGAAAAAAAACTTTGCCGAGCCGGGAAAAGTATGCAACCACATTGGTTTGGTTGTAAAGGGTGCAGTAAGGTATTTTCATGTTAAAGATGGCGAAGAAATAACCGGTTATTTTAGTTTCGAGGATGAGATGCTCAGCTCCTACAAAAGTTTCCTTACCCGCCAACCAGGTTTATTCTATATCCAGGCTTTGGAAGATTCGCAAATTGTTACCTTGAGCCATAATGCCCTACAGGAAGTTTGCGCCAACCAAATAATGAGTTTCAAAATGGAGCGCTTTGGCCGGCTAATGGCAGAACACTATCTTATTTGCTATGAAGACCGTGTAGCCTCTTTCATCACCCAAACGCCCGAAGAACGCTACCATAAATTACTTGAAACCGGCGGCGAAGTAATGCAGCGCATCCCGCAACATTATATAGCCAACTTTTTAGGCATTACCCCGGTTTCGCTTTCGCGGATCAGGAGAAGGATTATGAAGATAAGCGCCTGA
- the yihA gene encoding ribosome biogenesis GTP-binding protein YihA/YsxC — protein MIVKTAEFICSNTQISKLPPPIKAEYAFIGRSNVGKSSLINMLTQKKGLAKTSQTPGKTQLINHFFINDNWYIVDLPGYGYARASKTNKANWNKFIHNYLDKRESLQCVMVLIDSRLEPQKIDIEFCNWLGEKGLSFVLVFTKADKQSSVKTDQNIAKFKKALLETFEEAPQYFITSAELQTGRDEILGFIDNINKSFVVPHYEPRD, from the coding sequence ATGATTGTTAAAACGGCCGAATTTATTTGCAGCAATACCCAAATTTCGAAGCTACCGCCGCCCATTAAGGCCGAGTATGCTTTTATAGGGCGCTCAAACGTAGGCAAATCTTCGCTGATCAATATGCTCACGCAAAAAAAAGGATTGGCCAAAACATCGCAAACACCAGGCAAAACCCAGTTGATAAACCACTTTTTTATTAACGACAACTGGTATATTGTTGATTTACCCGGCTACGGATATGCCCGGGCTTCAAAAACAAATAAAGCCAACTGGAATAAATTTATCCATAACTACCTTGATAAGCGCGAAAGCCTGCAATGCGTTATGGTATTGATAGATAGCCGCCTGGAACCACAAAAAATAGATATCGAATTTTGTAACTGGCTGGGCGAAAAAGGCCTGTCGTTTGTACTGGTTTTTACCAAAGCCGACAAACAATCGAGCGTTAAAACCGACCAGAACATAGCCAAATTTAAAAAAGCCCTGCTGGAAACTTTTGAAGAAGCCCCGCAATACTTCATCACCTCGGCCGAGTTACAAACGGGCAGGGATGAGATTTTGGGTTTTATAGATAATATTAATAAGAGTTTTGTGGTACCACATTATGAACCGAGGGATTAA
- the ubiE gene encoding bifunctional demethylmenaquinone methyltransferase/2-methoxy-6-polyprenyl-1,4-benzoquinol methylase UbiE, with protein MSKTITPYNNEQATKKEQVADMFNNISKTYDFLNHFMSLGIDIIWRKKAINELKKDRPKLILDVATGTGDFAFEALKILKPEKIVGVDISRGMLDIAEQKIAKRGLGDKFGVKLGDSEKLPFANNEFDAVTVAYGVRNFENLEVGLADIQRVLKPGGKAVVLEFSKPKAFPIKQLYNFYFNYITPGIGKLFSKDSRAYSYLPESVAAFPDGKNFVALMDKVGFKNTKHRPLAFGICSIYTGVK; from the coding sequence ATGAGCAAAACCATAACTCCGTACAATAATGAGCAGGCCACCAAGAAAGAACAGGTGGCTGATATGTTCAATAATATATCAAAAACTTACGATTTTTTGAACCATTTCATGTCGTTAGGCATCGACATCATCTGGCGCAAAAAAGCTATCAACGAATTAAAAAAAGATCGGCCCAAACTGATCCTCGACGTGGCTACCGGCACCGGCGATTTTGCCTTTGAAGCTTTGAAAATACTGAAGCCCGAAAAAATTGTTGGTGTAGATATTTCACGGGGAATGCTTGACATTGCTGAGCAAAAAATTGCTAAACGTGGTCTGGGCGATAAATTTGGCGTAAAACTGGGCGATTCGGAGAAGCTGCCTTTTGCCAATAATGAATTTGACGCAGTTACGGTAGCATACGGTGTGCGCAATTTCGAGAACCTGGAAGTTGGCCTGGCCGATATTCAACGGGTTTTAAAACCTGGTGGCAAAGCGGTGGTATTGGAGTTTTCAAAACCGAAAGCATTCCCTATAAAACAGTTGTACAATTTTTACTTTAACTATATAACGCCGGGTATTGGCAAGTTATTCAGTAAAGATTCCCGCGCATATAGCTACCTGCCTGAATCTGTCGCGGCCTTTCCCGATGGCAAAAACTTTGTGGCTTTAATGGATAAAGTAGGTTTTAAAAATACCAAACACAGGCCGTTGGCGTTTGGAATTTGTTCGATATACACAGGCGTTAAATGA
- a CDS encoding Gfo/Idh/MocA family protein, whose product MKEKQESSRRSFIRKLTTTTAAVAVGNSLFASQSTVKPFAILKRQLGYELNDQINIALIGAGGMGNSDTDTALKVPGVKLVAVCDLYDGRLKDAKAKYGADIFTTRVYKEILNRKDIDAVIIATPDHWHQQISVDAMHAGKHVYCEKPMVHAITEGPAVIKAQQETGKIFQVGSQGVSSLGNEKAHELLKSGAIGQLNYAEGFWARREPLEVWQYPIPADASPQTLDWETYISNTKKRPFDEKRFFRWRNYTDYGTGMAGDLFVHLFSSLHFITDSMGPNKIYASGGLRFWNDGREVPDVLLGTFDYGKTQAHPAFNLSLRCNFVDGTSGTTYLKLVGSEGSMDITWDKVTLKRNKTFASDDPFYLDKLKKAGVGYAERKKMLPPEEITYDADKGYMGGPYDHMVNFFTAIRNNGKVTEDAVFGYRAAAPALLCNDSYYNNSPMFWDPEKMQVSKKS is encoded by the coding sequence ATGAAAGAAAAACAAGAATCCTCGCGCCGGAGTTTTATTAGAAAATTAACCACAACCACTGCCGCCGTTGCGGTTGGCAACAGCCTGTTTGCATCGCAAAGTACCGTTAAACCCTTCGCCATATTAAAAAGGCAATTGGGTTATGAGCTTAACGATCAGATTAACATTGCCTTGATAGGTGCCGGTGGTATGGGCAACAGCGATACCGATACAGCGCTAAAAGTTCCCGGCGTAAAGCTGGTAGCTGTTTGCGATTTGTATGATGGCCGCCTTAAAGATGCCAAAGCCAAATACGGGGCCGATATTTTTACCACCAGGGTTTATAAAGAAATCCTGAACCGTAAAGACATTGATGCCGTAATAATTGCCACGCCCGATCATTGGCATCAGCAAATATCTGTTGATGCCATGCATGCCGGCAAACATGTATATTGCGAAAAACCCATGGTACATGCCATTACCGAGGGCCCGGCAGTGATAAAAGCCCAACAGGAAACCGGGAAAATTTTCCAGGTGGGCAGCCAGGGCGTATCATCGTTAGGTAACGAGAAAGCGCATGAACTGTTAAAAAGCGGCGCTATCGGTCAGCTGAATTATGCAGAAGGATTTTGGGCGCGCCGCGAACCGTTGGAGGTTTGGCAATACCCCATCCCGGCAGATGCATCGCCCCAAACGCTGGATTGGGAAACCTACATCAGCAATACCAAAAAACGCCCGTTTGATGAAAAAAGGTTTTTCCGCTGGAGAAACTATACCGACTATGGCACCGGCATGGCCGGCGATTTATTTGTGCACCTGTTTTCGAGCCTGCACTTTATAACCGACTCGATGGGGCCGAATAAAATTTATGCATCGGGTGGGCTACGTTTCTGGAATGATGGCCGCGAAGTGCCCGATGTATTATTAGGTACTTTTGATTACGGCAAAACACAAGCACACCCCGCGTTTAACCTTTCGCTGCGTTGCAATTTTGTGGATGGCACCAGCGGCACTACCTATTTAAAACTTGTAGGCAGCGAAGGCTCGATGGATATTACCTGGGACAAGGTAACCCTTAAACGCAACAAAACTTTTGCATCCGACGATCCCTTTTATTTAGATAAATTGAAGAAAGCCGGTGTTGGGTATGCCGAACGTAAAAAGATGTTGCCGCCTGAAGAAATTACGTATGATGCCGATAAGGGTTATATGGGCGGTCCTTATGATCACATGGTCAACTTTTTTACTGCCATCCGTAATAATGGCAAGGTAACCGAAGATGCCGTATTTGGTTATCGCGCTGCCGCGCCCGCCCTGTTATGCAACGATAGCTATTATAATAATAGTCCCATGTTTTGGGATCCGGAGAAAATGCAGGTTTCGAAGAAGAGTTAA
- a CDS encoding endonuclease domain-containing protein → MPRKITPYNPNLKDLARKLRNDSTLGEVLLWNEIKGKGFGFDFHRQKPLLNYIVDFYCSELNLVIEVDGHYHNHEEKAEADNLRDQELAKYDLTVIRFTEQEVRKDIANVLRTIESYVAEHTPPPSQEGNRTGPALF, encoded by the coding sequence ATGCCACGCAAAATAACACCATACAACCCAAACCTGAAAGACTTAGCCCGCAAGCTAAGAAACGATAGTACCCTGGGCGAAGTATTGCTTTGGAATGAAATAAAGGGAAAAGGCTTTGGTTTTGATTTTCATAGGCAAAAACCGTTGTTAAATTATATTGTAGACTTTTATTGCAGTGAGTTAAATTTGGTGATTGAGGTTGACGGACATTATCATAATCACGAAGAAAAAGCTGAGGCAGATAATTTACGGGACCAGGAACTTGCAAAATATGATTTAACAGTAATTCGTTTTACCGAACAGGAAGTAAGAAAAGATATCGCTAATGTTTTAAGAACAATTGAGAGCTATGTTGCAGAACACACCCCTCCCCCCTCTCAAGAGGGGAATCGCACGGGGCCAGCGCTTTTTTGA